In a single window of the Nocardiopsis composta genome:
- a CDS encoding dihydrofolate reductase family protein → MKLTTVTNISVDGVVQGLGGSEEDRRGGFERGGWALPLFGGDAEEFLGRVYQRADAFLFGRRTYEIFAGSWGVMADPGSSPIGDALNTRPKYVASTTLTGPRWADTTVLSGDVEAAVRKLKAESAGELQVHGSGALVRWLFDNRLVDEVTLFTYPVVVGQGTRLFPGTGPDTALDLVDSRAFANGITLQVYRPAGPPRYAAAAGPGG, encoded by the coding sequence ATGAAACTGACGACCGTTACGAACATCTCCGTCGACGGGGTGGTGCAGGGGCTCGGCGGCTCGGAGGAGGACCGCCGCGGCGGGTTCGAGCGCGGCGGATGGGCGCTGCCGCTGTTCGGCGGCGATGCCGAGGAGTTCCTCGGCCGGGTCTACCAGCGCGCCGACGCGTTCCTGTTCGGCCGGCGGACCTATGAGATCTTCGCCGGTTCCTGGGGTGTGATGGCGGATCCGGGAAGCAGCCCGATCGGGGACGCCTTGAACACCCGGCCCAAGTACGTGGCGTCGACGACGCTCACCGGCCCGCGATGGGCGGACACCACCGTCCTGTCCGGCGACGTCGAGGCCGCCGTCCGGAAGCTGAAGGCCGAGTCGGCCGGCGAGCTGCAGGTGCACGGCAGCGGCGCCCTGGTCAGGTGGCTGTTCGACAACCGCCTGGTCGACGAGGTCACCCTGTTCACCTACCCCGTGGTCGTCGGCCAGGGCACGCGGCTGTTCCCCGGAACCGGCCCGGACACCGCGCTCGACCTGGTCGACTCCCGTGCCTTCGCGAACGGCATAACGCTCCAGGTCTACCGGCCCGCCGGGCCCCCGCGGTATGCGGCCGCCGCCGGGCCGGGCGGCTGA
- a CDS encoding GrpB family protein gives MGELRPHDGPVVVADYDPEWPRLFEREAERIRGALGGRALMVEHVGSTSVPGLAAKPVIDVLLAVADSADEPAYLPELESAGYVLRIREPDWFEHRLFKGPDTDVNLHVFTAGAEEADRMLRFRDRLRADPADRERYAAAKRDLARRTWRYVQDYADAKTGIVQEIMRRAGAAGGGEAGGDVVDPAGGFPSLWFQATESTAPDRQRFHLDVTVPPEAAEQRIAAALAAGGRVVDDGRAPAFTVLADPDGNNACICTELGRD, from the coding sequence GTGGGAGAACTCCGGCCCCACGACGGGCCGGTCGTGGTCGCGGACTACGATCCGGAGTGGCCCCGGCTCTTCGAGCGGGAGGCGGAGCGGATCAGGGGCGCGCTGGGCGGGCGGGCCCTGATGGTCGAGCACGTCGGGTCGACGTCCGTTCCCGGGCTGGCGGCCAAGCCGGTCATCGACGTCCTGCTCGCGGTCGCCGACTCCGCCGACGAGCCGGCCTACCTGCCGGAGCTCGAATCCGCGGGGTACGTGCTCCGGATCCGGGAGCCGGACTGGTTCGAGCACCGGCTTTTCAAGGGGCCGGACACCGACGTCAACCTGCACGTCTTCACCGCCGGCGCCGAGGAGGCCGACCGGATGCTCCGGTTCCGCGACCGCCTGCGCGCCGACCCGGCCGACCGGGAGCGCTACGCGGCCGCCAAGCGGGACCTGGCCCGGCGCACCTGGCGGTACGTGCAGGACTACGCCGACGCCAAGACCGGGATCGTCCAGGAGATCATGCGGCGGGCGGGCGCGGCCGGCGGCGGCGAGGCGGGCGGCGATGTCGTCGACCCGGCGGGCGGGTTCCCGTCGCTGTGGTTCCAGGCGACGGAGTCCACCGCGCCCGACCGGCAGCGCTTCCATCTCGACGTGACGGTCCCGCCGGAGGCCGCGGAGCAGCGGATCGCCGCGGCGCTCGCCGCCGGAGGACGCGTCGTCGACGACGGCCGCGCCCCGGCCTTCACCGTGCTGGCCGACCCGGACGGCAACAACGCCTGCATCTGCACCGAGCTGGGCCGGGACTGA
- a CDS encoding sodium:proton exchanger: MRIRTLYRRPACLVPLDLWLWAAALAMLAAGGAAHASGDPVAGFTAALVAVAVTSAVMGRAVDQLGGRLRPAVIGTFQAVIGNVPELIIGIMALQQGLVLVVQAAVIGSTLNLLLLGNGLAFVVGGLRHRTLPIDPHRTQITRVALVMLITILMAPALAVMLRTPAAEHAETLSYVSAAALLAVFAISLPTRLRANGDMSPPEQRSPETETGEAPPWPLWLVLAVLAGSGLLIGIEADWFTDSLEPAVDAVGMSTAFVGLFIVSTVGNLSQIGPAVQLAWRGDADTATAITMEGALQVALLLAPLLTLLAPLVGAGSFTLIFPPMMIVATIAAVILVVFVTIDGKVNAVEGAMLVALYAVLGSLFWWG; the protein is encoded by the coding sequence GTGCGAATCCGGACGCTCTACCGCAGACCCGCCTGCCTTGTTCCCCTGGACCTGTGGCTGTGGGCGGCCGCTCTGGCCATGCTCGCCGCCGGCGGGGCGGCGCACGCCTCCGGCGATCCGGTGGCGGGGTTCACCGCCGCGCTGGTGGCGGTCGCCGTCACCTCGGCCGTGATGGGGCGCGCCGTGGACCAGCTCGGCGGGCGGCTGCGGCCCGCGGTCATCGGCACCTTCCAGGCGGTGATCGGCAACGTCCCCGAGCTCATCATCGGCATCATGGCCCTCCAGCAGGGCCTGGTGCTGGTCGTGCAGGCCGCGGTGATCGGCTCCACGCTCAACCTGCTGCTGCTCGGCAACGGGCTGGCGTTCGTGGTGGGCGGCCTGCGGCACCGCACGCTGCCCATCGACCCGCACCGCACCCAGATCACCCGGGTCGCCCTGGTCATGCTGATCACGATCCTGATGGCGCCGGCGCTGGCGGTCATGCTGCGCACCCCCGCGGCCGAGCACGCCGAGACCCTCTCCTACGTGTCGGCCGCCGCGCTGCTCGCGGTGTTCGCCATCTCGCTGCCGACCCGGCTGCGCGCCAACGGGGACATGTCGCCTCCGGAACAGCGCTCTCCGGAGACCGAAACCGGGGAGGCCCCGCCGTGGCCGCTGTGGCTGGTGCTGGCGGTGCTGGCCGGCTCCGGCCTGCTGATCGGGATCGAGGCCGACTGGTTCACCGACTCGCTGGAGCCGGCGGTGGACGCGGTCGGGATGAGCACCGCCTTCGTCGGCCTGTTCATCGTCTCCACGGTGGGCAACCTGTCGCAGATCGGCCCGGCGGTCCAGCTGGCCTGGCGCGGCGACGCCGACACCGCCACGGCGATCACCATGGAGGGCGCACTGCAGGTGGCCCTGCTGCTGGCGCCGCTGCTGACGCTGCTCGCCCCGCTGGTGGGGGCGGGTTCGTTCACGCTGATCTTCCCGCCGATGATGATCGTGGCGACCATCGCCGCCGTCATCCTCGTCGTGTTCGTGACGATCGACGGGAAGGTCAACGCCGTCGAGGGCGCGATGCTCGTCGCGCTGTACGCGGTGCTCGGCTCGCTGTTCTGGTGGGGGTGA
- a CDS encoding aromatic amino acid lyase: protein MLVLDGAPLECARVAAAARDAEPAELTAAALDRIAAAHRGAAAAAERRPVYGRSTGVGANRGVPVSGAGHGRRLLRSHAAAAGRPLPPAAVRAMLIVRLNQLAAGGSGVSPGTARALLRMLNEGALPTVREHGSVGTGDLAALAGTALTLLGERHASAPWTPPADFDETDALPLISSNALTLARTALAVAEVEPLLRAAAVAAALSVAATDGNPEAFSAAAGAVGASGGAAAVAERMRTLLGPDRGTPARIQDPFGFRTVPQVLGIAADTLAELAGATAALTGTAQENPLVAADGDGRPQVVHHGGFHMAALTLRLDALRLALAQSAPALLGRLRALSEPRIPGAAPFLASGPAGSSGTMVLEYTAASAYGALRAAAAPASLETAVLSRGVEDDASFAPLAARQLERAVEALRPLIACELLDAARAVALRGGPDAAPGLPPPLREAYRIFRAAGGTPEDTADRDLQADLTAAEHALRPLAGLLAPLLPVPAPLTGAPPALIRP, encoded by the coding sequence ATGCTGGTCCTCGATGGGGCGCCGCTGGAATGCGCGCGGGTCGCGGCCGCCGCCCGGGACGCCGAGCCCGCGGAGCTCACCGCCGCGGCGCTGGACCGCATCGCCGCCGCGCACCGCGGCGCGGCCGCCGCCGCCGAGCGCCGCCCCGTCTACGGCCGCAGCACCGGGGTGGGCGCCAACCGCGGGGTGCCGGTGAGCGGCGCCGGCCACGGCCGCCGCCTGCTGCGCAGCCACGCCGCCGCCGCGGGCCGCCCGCTGCCGCCCGCCGCGGTCCGCGCCATGCTGATCGTCCGGCTGAACCAGCTCGCCGCCGGCGGCTCCGGGGTCTCCCCGGGCACCGCCCGCGCGCTGCTCCGGATGCTCAACGAGGGCGCGCTGCCCACCGTCCGCGAGCACGGCTCGGTCGGCACCGGCGACCTCGCCGCACTGGCCGGCACCGCGCTGACCCTGCTGGGCGAGCGGCACGCGAGCGCCCCCTGGACGCCGCCCGCCGACTTCGACGAGACCGACGCCCTCCCGCTGATCAGCAGCAACGCCCTCACCCTGGCGCGCACCGCGCTCGCGGTCGCCGAAGTGGAACCGCTGCTGCGCGCCGCCGCGGTGGCCGCCGCCCTCTCGGTGGCCGCCACCGACGGCAACCCGGAGGCCTTCTCCGCCGCGGCCGGGGCGGTCGGCGCCTCCGGCGGGGCGGCCGCCGTCGCCGAGCGGATGCGCACCCTGCTCGGCCCGGACCGCGGGACCCCGGCCAGGATCCAGGACCCGTTCGGCTTCCGGACCGTTCCGCAGGTGCTCGGCATCGCCGCCGACACCCTGGCCGAACTGGCCGGGGCCACCGCCGCGCTGACCGGCACCGCCCAGGAGAACCCGCTGGTCGCCGCGGACGGCGACGGGCGCCCGCAGGTGGTGCACCACGGCGGCTTCCACATGGCGGCGCTGACCCTGCGCCTGGACGCGCTGCGCCTGGCCCTCGCCCAGTCGGCCCCGGCGCTGCTCGGCCGGCTCCGGGCGCTGTCCGAACCGCGGATCCCCGGCGCCGCGCCGTTCCTGGCCTCCGGGCCGGCCGGCTCCTCCGGGACGATGGTGCTGGAGTACACCGCCGCCTCCGCCTACGGCGCGCTGCGCGCCGCGGCCGCCCCCGCCTCGCTGGAGACCGCGGTGCTCTCCCGCGGAGTGGAGGACGACGCCAGCTTCGCCCCGCTCGCCGCCCGCCAGCTGGAGAGGGCGGTCGAGGCGCTCCGCCCGCTGATCGCCTGCGAACTCCTGGACGCGGCCCGGGCCGTCGCGCTGCGCGGCGGCCCGGACGCCGCCCCGGGGCTGCCCCCGCCGCTCCGCGAGGCCTACCGGATCTTCCGCGCGGCCGGCGGGACCCCCGAGGACACCGCCGACCGCGACCTCCAGGCCGACCTCACCGCCGCCGAGCACGCCCTGCGCCCCCTGGCCGGCCTGCTCGCCCCGCTCCTGCCCGTCCCGGCCCCGCTCACCGGCGCCCCGCCCGCGCTCATCCGCCCCTGA
- a CDS encoding IclR family transcriptional regulator, with the protein MAEQSTRTVERALDLLAAVADRGEASLTECARLADLAPSTALRLLRTLESAGFVQRDDEGAFRPGHRLIGIGAKALGHDALAATAQPSLHELARASGESGYLCVGTPDQGVLYIAQAEGSRTIRHVSWVGHRFPQDGSATGRVLRGETPEEGWVAAASVVEPDVVAVAAPVRAPTGTVAALSVVGPAYRLTGERVRELGEMVLAEAEHVSAKLGASAEEPAPGEGRSR; encoded by the coding sequence GTGGCCGAACAGTCGACGCGGACCGTGGAGCGGGCCCTGGACCTGCTCGCGGCCGTCGCGGACCGGGGCGAGGCGTCGCTGACCGAGTGCGCCCGCCTGGCGGACCTGGCGCCCAGCACCGCGCTGCGGCTGCTGCGCACCCTGGAGTCGGCCGGGTTCGTGCAGCGCGACGACGAGGGGGCCTTCCGCCCCGGGCACCGGCTGATCGGGATCGGCGCCAAGGCGCTGGGCCACGACGCGCTGGCCGCCACCGCCCAGCCCTCGCTGCACGAGCTGGCCCGCGCCTCCGGCGAGTCCGGCTACCTGTGCGTGGGCACCCCCGACCAGGGGGTGCTCTACATCGCCCAGGCCGAGGGGAGCCGGACCATCCGGCACGTCAGCTGGGTCGGCCACCGGTTCCCCCAGGACGGCTCGGCCACCGGGCGGGTGCTGCGCGGGGAGACCCCCGAGGAGGGCTGGGTCGCCGCCGCCTCGGTGGTCGAACCCGACGTGGTCGCCGTCGCCGCCCCGGTGCGGGCGCCGACCGGCACCGTGGCCGCGCTCAGCGTCGTCGGCCCGGCCTACCGGCTGACCGGCGAGCGCGTCCGCGAGCTCGGCGAGATGGTGCTGGCCGAGGCCGAGCACGTCTCCGCCAAGCTCGGCGCCTCCGCCGAGGAGCCCGCCCCCGGCGAGGGGCGGTCCCGATGA
- a CDS encoding ABC transporter ATP-binding protein, translated as MIRFEQVTKCYPDGTVAVDGLDLTAPSGRTTVLVGPSGCGKTTSLRMVNRLIEPSSGTIRLGERDTAGMDPAELRRGIGYVIQHAGLFPHRTVADNIAAVPRLLGWTRRRARARAAELLELVGLPASYADRYPAQLSGGQQQRVGVARALAADPPVMLMDEPFSAVDPVVRARLQQEFLALQREIGKTIVFVTHDIAEAVTLGDRVAVLRVGGRLAQAAPPHELLTRPADDFVADFVGRDRGYRALDFAAPGELELDEEPAVVLGSEMSEARRAADGGWVLVVSAERTPLGWLDTGAQRADGEIGREHLVLGGTVAEHGGGLRELLDAALSSPSGRGAVTGPDGALAGSVTPEAVVRAIGAARARSAAGAAS; from the coding sequence ATGATCAGATTCGAGCAGGTGACCAAGTGCTATCCGGACGGCACGGTCGCCGTGGACGGCCTGGACCTGACCGCCCCCTCGGGCCGGACGACCGTCCTGGTCGGGCCCTCGGGGTGCGGCAAGACGACCTCGCTGCGCATGGTCAACCGCCTCATCGAGCCCTCCTCGGGCACCATCCGGCTGGGCGAGCGGGACACCGCCGGCATGGACCCCGCCGAGCTGCGCCGCGGCATCGGCTACGTCATCCAGCACGCCGGGCTGTTCCCGCACCGCACGGTCGCCGACAACATCGCCGCCGTGCCCCGGCTGCTCGGCTGGACCCGCAGGAGGGCCCGGGCCCGCGCCGCCGAGCTGCTCGAACTGGTCGGCCTGCCCGCCTCCTACGCCGACCGCTACCCCGCCCAGCTCTCCGGCGGCCAGCAGCAGCGGGTCGGGGTGGCCCGGGCGCTGGCCGCCGACCCGCCGGTGATGCTGATGGACGAGCCGTTCAGCGCCGTCGACCCGGTGGTCCGGGCCCGGCTGCAGCAGGAGTTCCTCGCCCTGCAGCGGGAGATCGGCAAGACCATCGTGTTCGTCACGCACGACATCGCCGAGGCGGTGACCCTGGGCGACCGGGTCGCAGTGCTGCGGGTGGGCGGCCGGCTGGCCCAGGCCGCTCCGCCGCACGAGCTGCTCACCCGCCCCGCCGACGACTTCGTGGCCGACTTCGTCGGGCGCGACCGCGGCTACCGGGCGCTGGACTTCGCCGCCCCCGGCGAACTGGAGCTCGACGAGGAGCCGGCGGTGGTGCTGGGCTCGGAGATGTCGGAGGCCCGGCGCGCCGCGGACGGCGGCTGGGTGCTGGTGGTCTCCGCGGAGCGCACCCCGCTGGGCTGGCTGGACACCGGCGCGCAGCGGGCCGACGGCGAGATCGGCCGCGAGCACCTGGTGCTCGGCGGCACCGTCGCCGAGCACGGCGGCGGCCTGCGCGAGCTGCTGGACGCCGCGCTCTCCTCGCCCTCCGGCCGCGGCGCGGTGACCGGCCCGGACGGGGCGCTGGCCGGCAGCGTCACCCCGGAGGCCGTGGTGCGCGCGATCGGCGCCGCCCGCGCCCGCAGCGCCGCGGGGGCGGCCTCATGA
- a CDS encoding ABC transporter permease gives MTELRWLSDNTAVMLEYLLAHAWLSVAPLLLGLALALPLGWAAYRSRRLYRPLVAASSLLYTLPSLALFVLLPQVLGTRILDPLNIVCALTLYTVALLVRVVADALASVPEETVRAADALGYRPLQRWVLVELPIAVPVITAGLRVASVSNVSLVSLGALLGVPQLGSLFTLGFQLGYLLPVAAGIVLCLLLAWLLDAAIVLAGRALTPWKAVVTPV, from the coding sequence ATGACCGAACTGCGCTGGCTCTCCGACAACACCGCCGTCATGCTGGAGTACCTGCTCGCACACGCCTGGCTGTCGGTGGCGCCGCTGCTGCTCGGGCTGGCCCTGGCCCTGCCGCTGGGCTGGGCGGCCTACCGGTCCCGCCGGCTGTACCGGCCGCTGGTGGCCGCCTCCAGCCTGCTGTACACGCTGCCCTCGCTGGCGCTGTTCGTGCTCCTCCCCCAGGTGCTGGGCACCCGCATCCTCGACCCGCTCAACATCGTGTGCGCGCTGACCCTCTACACCGTGGCGCTGCTGGTGCGGGTGGTGGCCGACGCGCTGGCCTCGGTGCCGGAGGAGACCGTGCGCGCCGCCGACGCGCTGGGCTACCGGCCGCTGCAGCGCTGGGTCCTGGTGGAGCTGCCGATCGCCGTCCCGGTGATCACCGCCGGACTGCGGGTGGCCTCGGTGTCCAACGTCAGCCTCGTCTCGCTCGGCGCGCTGCTGGGCGTCCCCCAGCTGGGGTCCCTGTTCACCCTGGGCTTCCAGCTCGGCTACCTGCTGCCGGTGGCCGCCGGAATCGTGCTGTGCCTGCTGCTGGCCTGGCTGCTGGACGCGGCCATCGTGCTGGCCGGCCGGGCCCTGACCCCGTGGAAGGCCGTGGTGACCCCGGTATGA
- a CDS encoding ABC transporter permease, whose product MNLIDWFADPAHWSGPDGIPRQMLVHIGYCAAAAGAALLIALPTGLLIGHTGKGSVLVAGAANALRALPTLGLLIAAVVLLSPHFGSDAAFVVPALAVLVVLAVPPILTNAYAGVRAVPESARDAAYGIGMRRWQVLLGVELPCALPLIVSGVRSASLQLVSTATVAAYVSLGGLGRYIIDGQAQLDYTQMLAGAVLVALLAIAVELALLLLERLLVSPGLSGRVRTPRAAAPDPGGEPVPAA is encoded by the coding sequence ATGAACCTCATCGACTGGTTCGCGGACCCCGCGCACTGGAGCGGCCCCGACGGCATCCCCCGGCAGATGCTGGTGCACATCGGCTACTGCGCCGCCGCCGCGGGGGCGGCGCTGCTGATCGCGCTGCCGACCGGCCTGCTCATCGGGCACACCGGCAAGGGCTCGGTGCTCGTCGCGGGCGCGGCCAACGCGCTGCGCGCACTGCCCACGCTCGGCCTGCTGATCGCCGCGGTGGTGCTGCTGTCGCCGCACTTCGGCTCGGACGCGGCGTTCGTCGTCCCGGCCCTGGCCGTGCTGGTGGTGCTCGCCGTCCCGCCGATCCTGACCAACGCCTACGCGGGGGTGCGGGCGGTGCCCGAATCCGCCCGCGACGCCGCCTACGGCATCGGGATGCGCCGCTGGCAGGTGCTGCTCGGCGTCGAGCTGCCGTGCGCGCTGCCGCTGATCGTCTCCGGGGTGCGCAGCGCCTCCCTGCAGCTGGTCTCCACCGCGACGGTCGCCGCCTACGTGTCGCTGGGCGGGCTGGGCCGCTACATCATCGACGGCCAGGCCCAGCTGGACTACACCCAGATGCTGGCCGGCGCGGTGCTGGTCGCCCTGCTGGCGATCGCGGTGGAGCTGGCCCTGCTGCTCCTGGAGCGGCTGCTGGTCTCCCCGGGGCTGTCCGGGCGGGTGCGCACGCCCCGCGCCGCCGCCCCCGATCCCGGCGGCGAGCCCGTCCCCGCGGCTTGA